A section of the Oreochromis aureus strain Israel breed Guangdong linkage group 22, ZZ_aureus, whole genome shotgun sequence genome encodes:
- the cap2 gene encoding adenylyl cyclase-associated protein 2 has protein sequence MEGLMQRLERAVTRLEQMSAQASSGMANGDCVNGIDGGLSQCVEAFDVLMSGPVSDYLNNSRAIGSEVEKHAEMVMNALQTQRAFIKMAATHQEPAQTELQDLLKPISDHIQEIQSFRERNRGSSLFNHLSAVSESIPALGWVAVSQKPGPYVKEMNDAATFYTNRVLKDYKETDRRHVDWVRSYLLIWTEMQAFIKQHHTTGLVWSKSGPIAPASLFDSPPAPSAPCPPPPPPPPPGPPPVFTDDEAKPQADAAAAQHSALFAQLNQGMDITKGLKHVSDDQKTHKNPNLRSQQPAAAKGKNAGPVASPTTPAQKRPPLLELEGKKWRVENFEQKHDLVIEETELKQVAYVFSCNNSTLQIKGKINSIIIDNCKKLGVVFENVVGIVEIINSKSIQLQVLGTVPTISINKTEGCQVYLSKDSVSCDIVSAKSSEMNIMIPEGEDDYREFPVPEQFKTVWDGSKLVTEPTEIAG, from the exons ATGGAAGGATTAATGCAGCGCCTGGAGCGAGCTGTTACTCGCCTTGAGCAGATGTCAGCGCAGGCGTCCAGCGGGATGGCCAACGGGGACTGTGTCAACGGCATCGATGGAG GTCTGTCTCAGTGCGTGGAGGCCTTCGACGTGCTGATGAGTGGCCCGGTGTCAGACTACCTGAACAACAGCCGCGCCATAGGGAGCGAGGTGGAGAAGCAT GCAGAGATGGTGATGAACGCCTTACAGACTCAGAGAGCTTTCATCAAGATGGCTGCCACACACCAGGAACCAGCGCAG ACAGAGCTCCAGGACCTCTTGAAGCCGATTTCAGATCACATCCAGGAGATTCAGAGCTTCAGAGAAAGAAACCGTGGCAGCAGCCTCTTCAACCACCTTTCAGCCGTCAGCGAGAGCATCCCTGCTCTGGGCTGGGTGGCCGTG AGTCAGAAGCCTGGTCCATATGTAAAGGAGATGAACGATGCTGCCACCTTCTACACCAACAGAGTGCTTAAGGACTACAAGGAAAC AGACAGACGCCATGTGGACTGGGTGCGCTCCTACCTGTTGATCTGGACTGAGATGCAGGCGTTCATTAAACAGCATCACACGACAGGTCTGGTGTGGAGCAAGAGT GGCCCCATCGCTCCTGCTTCTCTCTTTGATTCGCCCCCAGCCCCGAGTGCACCCTGTCCACCTCCACCGCCTCCTCCACCCCCCGGCCCTCCTCCGGTGTTCACCGATGACGAGGCCAAGCCTCAGGCGGACGCCGCCGCAGCCCAGCACTCTGCGCTATTTGCCCAACTCAACCAGGGCATGGACATCACTAAAG GTCTGAAGCATGTGTCAGATGACCAGAAGACCCACAAGAACCCCAATCTGCGTTCTCAACAACCAGCAGCAGCCAAAGGCAAGAACGCCGGGCCTGTGGCTTCACCCACTACACCTGCCCAGAAAAGACCCCCCCTGCTGGAGCTGGAGGGGAAGAAATGGAGGGTG GAAAACTTTGAGCAGAAGCACGACCTGGTGATCGAGGAGACGGAGCTTAAGCAGGTGGCGTACGTCTTCAGTTGTAATAACTCCACCCTGCAGATTAAGGGCAAAATTAACTCCATCATCATCG ACAACTGTAAGAAGCTGGGTGTGGTTTTTGAGAACGTTGTTGGGATTGTGGAGATCATCAACAGCAAATCGATTCAGTTACAG GTTTTGGGAACAGTTCCCACCATTTCCATCAACAAGACCGAGGGCTGCCAGGTCTACCTGAGTAAGGATTCCGTCAGCTGTGACATTGTCAGTGCCAAGAGCTCTGAGATGAACATCATGATACCTGAAGGAGAGGACGATTAC agGGAGTTCCCAGTGCCGGAGCAGTTCAAGACTGTGTGGGATGGATCCAAACTGGTGACAGAACCCACGGAGATCGCAGGCTGA
- the LOC116312107 gene encoding aurora kinase A and ninein-interacting protein yields MKSTAAAPQTFDQEDCDVWLDTVELKGKAKQKRRSRPISKLLNPFCGGAGYSLAVALNFTQTKTEMPKTKQSSISAFFTAHRKVLNKMSTTEPPNMDSVQPLSSSASTTPTATASGKKRGRNSDFEPVLVDECKSENVTEKETELWQTRSENHSTLQNIYWESEEEKSEECEPPQSKRRVSDSTFTQDDSQPLPQTWSQDPLFTFSQYTENEFHQTNHKCTAVENFRSSEPSFLNSLQNEEEVFRKQIGAEGRTSTQKSFNRLHSSHIIDEKENSTPPSYNSPSKDSSFSHFRPVSNYKWTQAKTASPRKQTGQLWEKAAKEESSAFQIKRTKLISSPLKRRMPQQRSRELDEDSLATLFTQDSEGFRVIAHRGLDTRSPLKDQSNVSMGVVSAYKFLPEEEEEDEEMLFTQDSQGNVVIKH; encoded by the exons ATGAAGAGCACTGCAGCAGCACCACAGACCTTTGATCAAGAGGATTGTGATGTTTGGCTGGACACTGTGGAGCTGAAAGGAAAAGCTAAACAG AAGCGCCGTAGCCGTCCCATTTCTAAACTGCTGAACCCGTTTTGTGGAGGTGCTGGATACAGTTTGGCTGTGGCACTCAACTTCACTCAGACCAAAACAGAAATGCCAAAAACCAAACAGAGCTCCATATCTGCCTTTTTCACAGCTCATCGGAAAG TCCTCAATAAGATGTCCACTACTGAGCCACCAAACATGGATTCAGTGCAGCCTCTTTCATCATCTGCCTCAACTACACCGACAGCCACAGCATCAGGGAAAAAACGAGGGCGCAACTCCGACTTTGAGCCTGTTTTGGTTGACGAGTGTAAAAGTGAAAATGTGACTGAGAAGGAAACAGAATTATGGCAGACGCGTTCAGAAAACCATTCAACTTTACAAAACATATACTGGGAatctgaagaggagaagtctgaAGAGTGTGAACCACCACAGAGTAAGAGGAGGGTCTCTGATTCCACCTTTACACAAGATGACAGTCAACCTCTACCACAGACGTGGAGTCAGGACCCGCTGTTCACTTTCAGTCAGTACACTGAAAATGAGTTTCATCAGACTAACCACAAATGTACAGCAGTGGAGAACTTCAGGAGCTCTGAGCCAAGTTTCCTAAACAGTCTGCAGAATGAGGAGGAGGTCTTTAGAAAACAGATAGGTGCAGAAGGACGAACCTCAACTCAAAAATCTTTTAACCGCCTTCATTCTTCTCATATCATTGATGAGAAGGAAAACAGCACGCCACCGTCTTATAATTCCCCAAGCAAAGACTCATCTTTCTCTCATTTCAGACCTGTTTCAAATTATAAGTGGACACAAGCAAAAACTGCTTCACCTCGGAAACAAACAGGTCAGCTGTGGGAAAAGGCTGCAAAAGAAGAGAGCTCTGCCTTCCAGATCAAGAGGACAAAACTGATAAGCTCTCCTCTCAAAAGACGAATGCCACAGCAGCGAAGCAGAGAACTCGATGAGGACAGTTTGGCCACTTTGTTCACTCAGGACTCTGAAGGGTTCAGGGTGATCGCACACAGAGGTCTGGACACCAGGAGTCCTCTCAAAGATCAGAGTAACGTCAGCATGGGAGTGGTGAGTGCTTACAAATTTCTGccggaggaagaggaagaggatgaagagaTGCTGTTTACTCAAGACTCTCAGGGAAATGTAGTgattaaacactga